From the Erythrolamprus reginae isolate rEryReg1 chromosome Z, rEryReg1.hap1, whole genome shotgun sequence genome, one window contains:
- the LOC139153659 gene encoding beta-2-glycoprotein 1-like, translated as MPGFAFLLLLLLLSCQISEGSKHVEARNITETNCPSRKKNFAVRIGHVCQRSCERRQCSKTRKCVCDGKCGMSCISPALRCPWPVSIDNAETHLAQESQGFGDFMTVTCQSGYRIQDGQEMSVSRCQGDGKWSVLPRCEEVLSFANVCRPPPETENGYHENGPYTIGKEVLYTCKPGYWLQGSNSLRCQENEEWSDNAPTCHPVTCSRPPNIPQATLVAVHQSEYPLGTVIYYLCQKDFLLDGSNRVICLKNGTWSHQPYCRARCPIVAQRSRMIYNGQKVWPYEITNGFVHHGESITFFCRSRNETCNFQAESRCFDGVLKMPDCYDEPTYLQYHLFPKRVVSEIRACRTSDQ; from the exons CAAGGAACATCACTGAAACCAACTGTCCTTCACGGAAAAAGAATTTTGCAGTGCGTATAGGACATGTGTGTCAGAGAAGCTGTGAACGCCGCCAGTGTTCAAAAACCAGAAAGTGTGTATGCGACGGTAAATGTGGAATGAGCTGCATTTCTCCAG CATTAAGATGTCCGTGGCCTGTGTCCATTGATAATGCCGAGACACACTTGGCTCAGGAATCCCAAGGGTTTGGAGACTTCATGACAGTGACCTGCCAGTCTGGATATAGAATACAGGATGGACAAGAAATGTCAGTCAGCCGTTGTCAAGGAGACGGAAAGTGGAGTGTCCTTCCACGCTGTGAAG AAGTTTTGAGTTTTGCAAATGTTTGCAGACCTCCACCTGAGACTGAAAATGGATACCACGAAAATGGTCCTTACACCATAGGAAAGGAAGTGCTGTATACATGCAAACCTGG ATATTGGTTGCAGGGGTCCAATTCACTCCGATGCCAAGAAAATGAGGAATGGTCGGACAATGCTCCAACTTGCCATC CTGTTACCTGTTCCCGGCCACCTAACATTCCACAGGCAACACTGGTGGCAGTGCACCAATCTGAATATCCTCTAGGAACTGTAATCTATTACCTATGTCAGAAGGACTTCTTACTAGATGGCTCCAACAGGGTCATCTGCCTGAAAAATGGAACCTGGTCCCATCAGCCTTACTGtagag CTCGCTGTCCCATCGTTGCCCAAAGGAGCCGTATGATCTATAATGGACAGAAAGTTTGGCCCTATGAGATCACAAATGGCTTTGTACACCATGGTGAATCTATCACATTTTTCTGCCGAAGTCGGAATGAGACCTGTAATTTTCAAGCTGAAAGCCGTTGTTTTGATGGTGTGTTGAAGATGCCTGATTGCTATGATG aGCCAACATATTTGCAATATCATCTCTTCCCCAAAAGAGTTGTATCCGAAATACGTGCTTGTCGAACATCTGACCAGTAA